From the Methanobacterium sp. CWC-01 genome, the window GGAAACCTATCATGCCCAGGAATTTAAAAAAGCCGGTCTTGATTTTAACTTCGTCCAGGATAACCAGTCCAAGTCCCGGAAGGGAGTGCTACGGGGACTGCACTTCCAGCTCACCCAACCCCAGGGTAAACTGGTCCGGGTTATCAAGGGAGAAGTCTTCGACGTGGCCGTGGATTTAAGGAAAGATTCACCCACCTACAGTAAGTGGGAGGGGGTGGTTTTATCCGAAGAGAATAAGAAGCAGTTCTACGTCCCGGAAGGATTTGCCCATGGCTTTTTAGTACTCTCAGAGGAAGCCGAATTCACCTATAAATGCACCAACTTCTTCGATGCCGATGATGAGGGGGGACTCATGTGGAACGACCCCGATATAGCTATAGACTGGCCCCTGAACCGGGTGGATGAAGTACTCCTATCCGATAAGGATCAGGGATGGAAAACTCTGCAGGAAAGTGGAGTTGAGTTTTAGGATAAGGGTGGATCAATCCTGATACTACCCAAATTAACTAAAGGACCCATCTAATCTAAGTTTCTTTTTTGGTTAAAAACATTATATAAACTAATTTTTTTCTTCGTGGTATTCTTCTTCGGCGTTTATGGACCATAAGTTGTCTTTGGTATCCACATCATCGATGATGTTCTCCACGGCCAGCATGGCGGTAAGCATGGAGTGGTCCATGTTGTTGTAACGGTGCATTCCATTCCTTCCTATTAAGAATAAGTTTTTGAACTGGTCTGTGAATTCTCTTATCTCACCGAAACGTTGGTAGCTGCCAAAATAGGCAGGGTACGTCTTGGGTACCCGGATCACCACACTATCATTCACGGCTTCTTCATCAATGATATCTATTTTGGAAAGTTCTGAAATGGCAAAGGAGGTGAAATCCTCATCTTTCATATTCCACATTTCATCACCCTCGAAACAAAAATATTCTAATCCTATCCAGATCTTATCCTGGTCCGATACCAAGTAGGGACTCCAGTTATTGAATATCTGCAGTCTTCCCAACTTCACATCCCGTTCCTGGATGTATATCCAGTTATCGGGGACGATGTTGTTGATGGTTTCCATTGGAGTTTCATTTTTGATCTTCATATCATCCACCAGCAACCCCACCGTTATGAAATCACGGTACATCAGTCCCTCTGCAATATCCTTAACCTCATGGGGGATTTCTCCCTGGAAAGAATTTACCAGATCCTGGACCGGCATGGTGGAAAAAAAGTAGTCTGCCTCGACCCGTATCTGCTCACCCGTTACCTCATCCTTAACCAGGACTGCCTGCACTTGGTCTTTCTCGGTTTCTATTCCAACCACACGGTTAAGAAGATTCAATCGACCACCAGCAGTGGTGATCATCCGGGCCACCTCCTCCCACATTTGACCTGGACCATATTTAGGGTACATAAACTGGCCAATGAGACTGGTTTCCACTTTTTTCTGGGTTAGGTCTTCAGTGTTCTGTCGGGGTAGGCCCTCCTTCACGGCATGGCTAATGGCCTTCTTTACGGACAGTCCTTTTACCCTTTGTGCCCCCCAGTCAGCGTTGATCTGATTACAGGGTACCCCCCAAACCTTTTCGGTGTAATCTTTGAAGAAGGTTAGGTACAGTTCCCGTCCAAAACGGTTGATGAAGAAGTCCTCTAAAGATTCTTCAGGATCAATAGGTGCAAATGAGGCTTTAAAGTAGCTTAAACCAATTTTAATGGTACTTTTAAGGCCTAAGTTTGCTATGGTTTTCCAGTTCAGGGTCACCGGGTAATCAAAGAATTTGCGGGTGAAAAAAATTCGGGATAGCCTGCTTCGATTCAGCATTACCTTATTATCGTTTTCAGGGTCTGGTGCATGGCCAGTTATAATTTCTGATGATCCAATTGCCTTTTTTTTACTTGCTATAGCAAGGGGAACCTTTCTTCCCAATATTGAATCATCCCTAGCTGGACTCCCCTGGAGGGGTAGTATGTTCTGCCACCACTCCATGACCCGATCCGACTTTGAAAAAAACCGGTGCCCACCAATATCAATGCGGTTACCCTTATAATCCACTGTTTTAGATATACCACCAATCGAGTCAGTTGCTTCATATATAATCGGTTTAATATCAGTTTTATCAAGAAGTTCGTAGGCTGCAGTAAGCCCTGCAGGTCCTGCACCTATTATAACCGCCTTTTTTTGATTCCTATTCATTACAATCACTTAATACTATCAAATTTGTCACCGGAATAATACAAATTTTCTGGCGAAAAAATTCCAGAACAGAACAATAACTGCCGATATCATCTTGGAAATTAAATAGTAGAACCCAATCTCTGCTGTGAAAAACCATATAAAAATTTCGTTCAGTCCCAAACCAACAATCCCAATTAAGCTAAAAACTCCAAATTCAAGAGTCGAATTCTCTAATGTCCGATTATTAAAAACCCAGGAGATACTCAGCCCATAATT encodes:
- the rfbC gene encoding dTDP-4-dehydrorhamnose 3,5-epimerase; translation: MGKFKFTETSIAGVYIIEPTVFGDERGYFMETYHAQEFKKAGLDFNFVQDNQSKSRKGVLRGLHFQLTQPQGKLVRVIKGEVFDVAVDLRKDSPTYSKWEGVVLSEENKKQFYVPEGFAHGFLVLSEEAEFTYKCTNFFDADDEGGLMWNDPDIAIDWPLNRVDEVLLSDKDQGWKTLQESGVEF
- a CDS encoding NAD(P)/FAD-dependent oxidoreductase codes for the protein MNRNQKKAVIIGAGPAGLTAAYELLDKTDIKPIIYEATDSIGGISKTVDYKGNRIDIGGHRFFSKSDRVMEWWQNILPLQGSPARDDSILGRKVPLAIASKKKAIGSSEIITGHAPDPENDNKVMLNRSRLSRIFFTRKFFDYPVTLNWKTIANLGLKSTIKIGLSYFKASFAPIDPEESLEDFFINRFGRELYLTFFKDYTEKVWGVPCNQINADWGAQRVKGLSVKKAISHAVKEGLPRQNTEDLTQKKVETSLIGQFMYPKYGPGQMWEEVARMITTAGGRLNLLNRVVGIETEKDQVQAVLVKDEVTGEQIRVEADYFFSTMPVQDLVNSFQGEIPHEVKDIAEGLMYRDFITVGLLVDDMKIKNETPMETINNIVPDNWIYIQERDVKLGRLQIFNNWSPYLVSDQDKIWIGLEYFCFEGDEMWNMKDEDFTSFAISELSKIDIIDEEAVNDSVVIRVPKTYPAYFGSYQRFGEIREFTDQFKNLFLIGRNGMHRYNNMDHSMLTAMLAVENIIDDVDTKDNLWSINAEEEYHEEKN
- a CDS encoding GtrA family protein, giving the protein MVKETLNTLLKQQSERTIIQLVRYFFVGGAAFLVDFGSLFVLTDFFGLYYLVSAAIAFILGLIVNYGLSISWVFNNRTLENSTLEFGVFSLIGIVGLGLNEIFIWFFTAEIGFYYLISKMISAVIVLFWNFFARKFVLFR